Within the Paenibacillus thermoaerophilus genome, the region AGGCCGTGGGCTCATCATATCCGATGCTGATTTTGCAATTCGAACGCTGCAACGGATCAACTATTATCGGTTAAGCGCTTATACACTCAGTTTGAAACATAACGATCAATACCTTCCTGATGTAACTTTTGAACATGTTGTTGCATTATATGAATTTGATCGACGTTTCCGCTATTTGATAATGGAGATGGTCGAACAAGTGGAGATTGCGTTTCGTACCCATATTTCATATCATATCGCCCATACTTACGGTCCTCTTGGTCATTTGGAGCCCAAACATTTTGAGAATCATGACGCATTTCTTACCGAACTTGAAAAGGAAATTAATCGATCCCAGGAAATATTCATCAAGCATCATATCGAAAAGTATGAGGGGAAAATACCGGTTTGGGTGGCTATTGAGGTTCTTTCGTTTGGAGCGCTTTCCAAGTTATATTCCAACATGAAAAGTGATGATCAGAGTCAAATTGCTAAAAGGAATTATCGTGCTCCAGCTATATACCTTGAAAGTTGGCTTAAATGTTTGTCCTATATCCGAAATATATGTGCCCATTACGGTCGGCTTTATAATCGTCCTCTAACAAGCAAACCGAGACTCGACCGGAAATCAAAGCAACTTGGAATTGATCAGGGTAAAGTCTTTGCGCATTTGTATATTTTAAAGGAACTCATTCCTGACCGAAGCAAGTGGACGGATTTCGTTACTCGATTAGAAGCGCTGCTTTCCGAGTATAAAGAAGTAGTTGAGTTGGATCGAATTGGATTCCCGGAGGACTGGGAGTCCATTCTGATGATGAGGAGATAGCTTGGTATCAAGGTGAACGCTACCCATTTCACGTTGTGATTTCCTGCGACAACTACTCAAGTCATGTGGAGGCTGTTTGTTCCTTGATTTATAAGGGTTTTGAGTAATTGGAGTGACGCTGAAGATATACAGATTGGGCGGAACGTCCGCCATGCCGGACAGGTCGGCGAGCGAAGGGTTGAATGCCGTCGGCATCCCCATCGCTTTCAGCGCATCCCGCATCCCGCAGCTCGAGCACGCTCTCCAGCCGGAACGGCTGCATCGACGTGGCCGTTTCCGGGAACGGCGTCTTCCAGTCGCCTTTGAAATAGATGGCCTGGAGCAGAAACATGACCGTGCTTTTATCGATCGGTCCTTCGATCAAACGGTCTATCGTGCCCTCCGTCTGCTATTTGACCCAATGGTTGATCGTGTCGACCGCCCCCGGGTCGTCGAAGTCCAGCTGCTCGATACGGGCGTCGTAGAACCGCTCGTTCGTCTGCAGGAACTCGTCATGGAACGGCTTGCCTTCCCGCATATAACATACAAATCCGAGGAAATGTTCGACACGAGCACGGCCTCCGCTCTTCAGACCGGTCTGCAAGCGGTAAAGCTTGAGGCGGTTTTGCAGCATGCCGTCCTGACCGAAGAGCAGAAGCAAGAACTGTTTACGCCGGTCGATGTCGAAACGATGCAAATCGCTCTAACCGGAACGGCCGCGGCGGGAGAAGGCAAAGACGCCGCTCAAAGCGGATTGTCGATGGGCTTCGTCTATGCGATGATGATTGTCCTCTTCATGGGAATCTTCGTCACGAGCCAGTTGATCGCCAGCGAAATTACAGCCGAGAAAAGCTCCCGCGACATAGAGATTCTCGTCACCAGCGTTGCGCCGCTGAAGCAGATGTTCGGTAAAATTACCGGCATGTTTATTGTCGGTTTGCTGCAAATCGCGTTCTATGTAGCCGCGTTCTATGTAGCCGTATTCCTGGTCAATGTCAACTTGCCGCATAACGTCGATTTTCTGAAAAACTTCAACATTCATCTGTCGGACATCGATCCGCGGCTCTATGTTTACGCGATTTTGTTCTTTCTGACCGGCTATTTCCTGTATGCGACGCTGTATGCCGCCGTCGGCTCCATCGTCAGCCGTACGGAAGATTTGGCGCAGGCGCTTTATGCCGGTTACGTTCCTGTCGCTGGGCGGGTTCTATATCGGCATCTTCGGTATGGGGACGCCGGATGCGATGATCGTCAAGGTCGCATCGTTCATCCCGTTCTTCTCGCCGTTCGCCATGTTTTTGCGCATCGGGCTTGCGTCGCCGATGTTCTGGGAGACTGCGCTGTCTTTCGTCATCCTGTTCGTCAGCATCTTCATCTTCGGCTGGCTGTCGGCGAAGATCTACCACACCGGCGTCCTGATGTACGGCAAGCGCCCGACCTTCAAGGAGCTGCGCAAAGCGATGAAAGCTTATAAAGTTTAACGAACGGAGGAATTATTCGGAATATGTTGGAATGGCTGCAGCAAGCGGATGACATATGGCAGTACCTGGGGCTGTTCATACTGGCGATTCTGCCCTGGATCGATATTTTCGTTGTGGTGCCGCTCGGCATTCTGTGGGGGCTGTCGCCGGTCGTCGTCAGTATTGTCGGTTTTGCCGAAAACTTTCTCATGATTGTACTGCTCGCTCTGTTTTTCCGCCAGCTCGCCGCATGGCGGCAGCGCCGCCGCGAGCGCAAAGGGATAACCGCTCCGACGAAACGGGAGACGCGGGCACGGCAAATTTGGGAGCGTTACGGTATTCCCGGTCTGTCGATTGTGGCTCCGATTCTGCTCGGGACGGATTTGGCCGCTCTGCTCGCACTGTCGTTCGGTTCTTCGCGCATGCGTGTCGTCGTGTGGATGGGAGTCAGCCTGGTCATCTGGACGGTCATTCTCGCTCAAGGGTCGGTTTACGGCTTCGGCTATATGAAGTGGATCTAAGTTTATACGTTGCATTCATATCGTCTTTCCGAAACGGGTCTTGCGGCGAACCGCCGAAGGCCCGTTTCGCATGTCGGCAGATCGGAGCAGTCTTTGCGGATAAAATTGTATTGACATGCTTAAATGTTCATGTTAAATTTCACGATGATTATCATTCTCAACAAAGGGGACATGAATGGCATGAAGATGCTTGGCCGGTTTACTTTTTCATCTGTTGCGGCTATTCTTCTTTTCATCCTGTTGACCGCATGCGGCGCCGGTTCGGGCAGCAGTGAAAACGGCAATACTGCCAGCCAGCCATCCGAATCGGCAGCAGCCGGGCAATCGCAAGAGCAGGAGCAATCCGGATCGAAAGAAGTTAACATTTATACGGCTCGTCATTATGAAGTGGATGGCAAGCTGTATGACGAATTCACCCGGGCGACGGGCATTAAGGTCAATGTCGTGGAAGGCAAAGCCGAGGAATTGATCGAACGGATGAAACGCGAGGGCGAAAGTAGTCCGGCGGACCTGTTCATTACCGTCGACGGCGGAATATTAAATAATGCGAAAACGAGTGGCATTCTGCAGCCGATTGAATCGGATACCGTGAACAGCAATGTGCCGGCTGAATATCGCGATGCGGACAATCATTGGGTCGGCTTGTCCGCCCGCGCCCGCATTATCGCCTATTCCAAGGAGCGGGTAAAACCGGAGCAACTCAGCACCTATGAAGATCTTGCCACGGACAAGTGGAAAGGGAAAGTGCTGGTCCGTTCCTCGACAAGCCTGTACAACCAATCGCTTCTCGCTTCGCTTATCGAGTTGAACGGGGAAGCGCAAGCTGAGGAATGGGCGAAAGGGATTGTGGCCAATATGGCCCGCAAGCCGGAAGGCGGCGACCGCGACCAAGCAAAAGCGATTGTCGCCGGACAAGGCGACGTAGCGCTTATGAACACATATTACGTCGGTCAGCTGCTGAACTCCAAGGATGCGGAGGAAGTGAAAGTCGGCGAACAGATCGGCGTCTTCTTCCCGAACCAGGAGACGACGGGCACGCACGTGAACATAAGCGGCGTCGGGTTGGCAAAGCACAGCAAAAATAAAGATGCGGCGATCAAGCTGATCGAATATTTGACCGGAGCGGAAGCGCAAGCGATATTCTCAAGCGAGAACTTCGAGTTTCCGGTCAATCCGGAAGCCGAGCTGCCGGAACTGCTCAAATCGTGGGGCGAATTTAAAAAACAACAACTTGATTTCTCCAAGCTGGGAGAACACAATAAAAAAGCAGTGGAAATTTTGAATAAAGTAGGATGGGATTAAGTGATACGTCCGCAAACATGGGGAAGGGACATCCGAAGGCGAATGAACGGTTGGACGATCTCCAGCCTTATCGTGGCAGCAGCAATTTTGCTGCCCGTTTTTTTCATTCTGGTATCTGTAGCGCAAGGGCCGGGTGAGAACTGGTCGCATATCAAGCAGTATGTACTGAAGGATGCGGTGATGCAGTCCGCTTGGCTGGCGCTGTTGACGGGACTGTTCACGACAGGACTTGGCGTCGGGCTGGCCTGGCTGACGGCGGCGTACGACTTCCCGCTCAGCCGTTTGTTCCGCTGGACGTTCGCGCTGCCGCTTGCGATACCGCCGTATATCGCCGCCTATACGTACAGCGCCATGCTCGGTTATACCGGCGTCGTGCAGACAACGCTGCGGAATACATTTGGGCTGCAGCTTTCCCAAGGCTGGTTCAATATTATGTCGGTACAGGGCGCCGTTTTTATTTTTACGATGTTTCTTTATCCTTACGTCTATTTGATCGCCCGGGCATTCTTGGAGAGCCAGACGGGCGCATACGTCGAGAACGCGCGTCTGCTCGGTCGAGGACCGTGGTCGGTCTTCTGGCTTGTCGTGCTGCCGATCTCCCGTCCGGCCATCGCCGGCGGGGTCATTCTCGTATGCTTCGAAGTGCTCGGCGATTATGGGGTTGTCAGCTATTTCGGCATTTCGACAATTTCGACGGCGATCTTCAAGACCTGGTTCGGCATGTACGATATTGCGTCGGCAAGCCGGCTCGCGGCGTGGCTGATGATCGGGGTGCTCGGCCTGTTTCTGCTGGAACGCCAGCTGCGCAGACAGCGCCGGTACAGCGCGACGAGCGGCAAGTCGCGGCCGCTTGTCCGCAGAAGACTCCGCGGGGCGGGCGGGGCTGCGGCTTGCATGTTCGGCGCAGTCGTCATGCTGGTCTCGTTCGTGATACCGGTTGCCCAGCTCGTTGTCTGGGCGACTTGGACGGCGGATGAAGTATGGCATGAAGGTTTTTACCGGATCATTGGGGACACGGTCGCCGTGGCGATCGTGCCCACGGCGCTCACTATGGTTGCCGCCGCGATTGTGGCGGTTTCGGTCCGGCAATTCGATGGAATATTCGGCTATATGCTGGCGAAGGCGGTTACGGCCGGTTATTCGATTCCGGGTGCGATCATCGCGATCGGCGTACTGGCGGTGTTCATCAAGCTTGACGGATGGCTCGCTCCCGTCTATGTGGCCCTTCGTCTTGGCACCGGGGAAGCGCCGCTCGTGCTCAGCCTGTCGATCGTCATGCTTGTCGCGGCCTATGTCGTCCGCTTCATGGCGACCGGCTATAATGCTCTGGAGGCTGGTTTTGAGAAGATCGGTCCCCAATATGCGGAAGCGTCACGCTTGCTTGGGAGAGGGCGGACGCAGACGTTCTTGCGCGTAGAGCTTCCATTGCTCAAAGGGGCTCTGTTAAGCGGAACGGTGCTGACTTTTGTCGAAATCGTCAAAGAGCTGCCGCTTGCGCTGCTGTTGCGGCCGTTTAACTTTCAGACGCTTGCGACCAAGACGTACCAGTATGCCAGCGACGAACGGATTCATGAAGCATCGGTGCCGGCGCTTTGCATCGTTGTGGTCAGTCTGGCATCGGTCTATTTGCTGAATCGGATTGAAAGGGGAATGGAGGTATGAAGGTTGTCGAAATGCATCGCGTGTCGTTCACCTATGCCGGCTCGTCCGATTTGATTCTGCAAGACGTTTCGCTTGATGTCGGACAAGGAGAGATTGTCGGCCTGCTCGGCCCGAGCGGAAGCGGCAAAAGCACGCTGCTGCGGCTGATTGCCGGCCTGGAAGCCCCGACGGCCGGTCTCATCGCCGTATGCGGCAAGACAGTCGCCGACCGGACGACCTTCGTTCCGCCGGAGCGCCGCGGTATCGGCATGGTATTTCAAGACTACGCATTGTTTCCCCATATGACGGTTGCCCAAAATATCGAATTCGGTCTTCATCGGATTCCTCGGGGAGAACGGAAACAGCGCGTCCGGCAGATGCTGGAGCTGGTGCAGCTGCCGGAGTACGGCTCGCGCTACCCCCATGAATTGAGCGGCGGACAGCAGCAGCGCGTCGCCTTGGCGCGCGCGCTTGCGCCCAAACCGTCGCTGCTGCTGATGGACGAGCCGTTCAGCAACCTTGACGCGGCGCTCAAAGCGGATATACGCCGGGAGCTGAGGGATATTCTGCGGCGGGCGGAGATGGCCTGCCTTTTCGTCACGCATGACCGCGAAGATGTGGAGGCGATCTGCGACCGCAGCATAACGATTGACGTCAAAGTACAAGTATAGGTTAGGCGCCGAACGCCCATACAAGCTTGGACAAACAAAGCTGCGCTCCGCCGTACGATACGGCGAACCGTACCATAAGTAAGCACAAAGTCGGTGTTTTGAGAAGCATCAAAGAACAACTCTATGTCCTTGATGCTTCTTTGTTCAATCTTTTCACCAGCATTGATTGTAATTTTAGAAATTAACTGGTTCAAGATGGTCTTTTGTTGTTCGGGTGGTGTGATTTCCATAAGCTTTGAGAAGTTTGAGAGAATACCGTAAACTTCATTGAAAGACAATTCTTTTACCGTCGGTTGTGCAAGTTGTCTCTCTAAATCGACTTTTCGAGATTCAAGTAGCTTTAATTCTTCATTCAATCGGTTTACTTTCTCTTTAACAAAAACAATATCCATAGCATCATTCTCGAACAAACGGAGATACTTTTCAGCGTTGGAACGGACTTTCTTGATTTCTTCGAGAGTGATTTCATACTGGTTTTTTATCGGTTCTTTTATGGTAGTAAGTTTTCTGTTTACGTTATCAACAAGAGATTTTAGAATACGGTCATTGGTGGTCAAGTCCAAAATTATGTGTAAAATCCCTCAGCTAGAATGTGCTACATGATTCGGGTTACTTTCAAGACAGATTTTGGTCGGCTTTCACGCCACTCTAGGTATTCGACCATATCGAGGTACTTCTTGCCGGAAGCCCATTTCTCGTCCTGTTCCATGAGTAGCGCACCGATGAGTCGAATGACGGATTCCCGGTTGGGAAAAATGCGAATCACGCGTTCCCGGCGGCGAACTTCCTCATTCAGACGTTCTACGCTGTTTGTCGTTCTCAAGCGCTTACGGTACTTTTCCGGCAGGCTCAAAACGGCGGTGACATCGTCAAAACCGGCTTCCAGAATCCGCATCGCCTTAGCCGCTTTCTCCTCGTAAGCCGCCAGCGTCTGCTGCAAAAGCAGCCGGGCCGCTTCCGGGTTGGGCGCCTCCAGGATCGCTCGTACATGCGTGTGGATTTCATCCTTCAGGGCTTTCGGAGAGGCATCCAGTACGTTGCGCATAAAGTGCGTCTGACACCGCTGCCAAGTCACGCCCTGCAATTGTCGGCGAATAGAGCGAACCAGCCCGCCATGATCATCAGACACGATCAGATCCACGCCACGGAGTCCGCGGGACTTGAGCCAGTTGAAGAACTCCGTCCAGCTTTC harbors:
- a CDS encoding Fe(3+) ABC transporter substrate-binding protein, whose amino-acid sequence is MLGRFTFSSVAAILLFILLTACGAGSGSSENGNTASQPSESAAAGQSQEQEQSGSKEVNIYTARHYEVDGKLYDEFTRATGIKVNVVEGKAEELIERMKREGESSPADLFITVDGGILNNAKTSGILQPIESDTVNSNVPAEYRDADNHWVGLSARARIIAYSKERVKPEQLSTYEDLATDKWKGKVLVRSSTSLYNQSLLASLIELNGEAQAEEWAKGIVANMARKPEGGDRDQAKAIVAGQGDVALMNTYYVGQLLNSKDAEEVKVGEQIGVFFPNQETTGTHVNISGVGLAKHSKNKDAAIKLIEYLTGAEAQAIFSSENFEFPVNPEAELPELLKSWGEFKKQQLDFSKLGEHNKKAVEILNKVGWD
- a CDS encoding serpin family protein yields the protein MLLLFGQDGMLQNRLKLYRLQTGLKSGGRARVEHFLGFVCYMREGKPFHDEFLQTNERFYDARIEQLDFDDPGAVDTINHWVK
- a CDS encoding ABC transporter permease, whose protein sequence is MGTPDAMIVKVASFIPFFSPFAMFLRIGLASPMFWETALSFVILFVSIFIFGWLSAKIYHTGVLMYGKRPTFKELRKAMKAYKV
- a CDS encoding IS256 family transposase gives rise to the protein ESWTEFFNWLKSRGLRGVDLIVSDDHGGLVRSIRRQLQGVTWQRCQTHFMRNVLDASPKALKDEIHTHVRAILEAPNPEAARLLLQQTLAAYEEKAAKAMRILEAGFDDVTAVLSLPEKYRKRLRTTNSVERLNEEVRRRERVIRIFPNRESVIRLIGALLMEQDEKWASGKKYLDMVEYLEWRESRPKSVLKVTRIM
- a CDS encoding ABC transporter permease: MNGWTISSLIVAAAILLPVFFILVSVAQGPGENWSHIKQYVLKDAVMQSAWLALLTGLFTTGLGVGLAWLTAAYDFPLSRLFRWTFALPLAIPPYIAAYTYSAMLGYTGVVQTTLRNTFGLQLSQGWFNIMSVQGAVFIFTMFLYPYVYLIARAFLESQTGAYVENARLLGRGPWSVFWLVVLPISRPAIAGGVILVCFEVLGDYGVVSYFGISTISTAIFKTWFGMYDIASASRLAAWLMIGVLGLFLLERQLRRQRRYSATSGKSRPLVRRRLRGAGGAAACMFGAVVMLVSFVIPVAQLVVWATWTADEVWHEGFYRIIGDTVAVAIVPTALTMVAAAIVAVSVRQFDGIFGYMLAKAVTAGYSIPGAIIAIGVLAVFIKLDGWLAPVYVALRLGTGEAPLVLSLSIVMLVAAYVVRFMATGYNALEAGFEKIGPQYAEASRLLGRGRTQTFLRVELPLLKGALLSGTVLTFVEIVKELPLALLLRPFNFQTLATKTYQYASDERIHEASVPALCIVVVSLASVYLLNRIERGMEV
- a CDS encoding ABC transporter ATP-binding protein; translated protein: MKVVEMHRVSFTYAGSSDLILQDVSLDVGQGEIVGLLGPSGSGKSTLLRLIAGLEAPTAGLIAVCGKTVADRTTFVPPERRGIGMVFQDYALFPHMTVAQNIEFGLHRIPRGERKQRVRQMLELVQLPEYGSRYPHELSGGQQQRVALARALAPKPSLLLMDEPFSNLDAALKADIRRELRDILRRAEMACLFVTHDREDVEAICDRSITIDVKVQV
- a CDS encoding serpin family protein codes for the protein MFLLQAIYFKGDWKTPFPETATSMQPFRLESVLELRDAGCAESDGDADGIQPFARRPVRHGGRSAQSVYLQRHSNYSKPL
- a CDS encoding Abi family protein, with the translated sequence MIKSTVPTTPLNNAYQGGPFYLLGDFMESNNIPSVKRPTTFEEQIEIFKGRGLIISDADFAIRTLQRINYYRLSAYTLSLKHNDQYLPDVTFEHVVALYEFDRRFRYLIMEMVEQVEIAFRTHISYHIAHTYGPLGHLEPKHFENHDAFLTELEKEINRSQEIFIKHHIEKYEGKIPVWVAIEVLSFGALSKLYSNMKSDDQSQIAKRNYRAPAIYLESWLKCLSYIRNICAHYGRLYNRPLTSKPRLDRKSKQLGIDQGKVFAHLYILKELIPDRSKWTDFVTRLEALLSEYKEVVELDRIGFPEDWESILMMRR
- a CDS encoding small multi-drug export protein, with the translated sequence MLEWLQQADDIWQYLGLFILAILPWIDIFVVVPLGILWGLSPVVVSIVGFAENFLMIVLLALFFRQLAAWRQRRRERKGITAPTKRETRARQIWERYGIPGLSIVAPILLGTDLAALLALSFGSSRMRVVVWMGVSLVIWTVILAQGSVYGFGYMKWI